One Pseudorasbora parva isolate DD20220531a chromosome 8, ASM2467924v1, whole genome shotgun sequence DNA window includes the following coding sequences:
- the LOC137084221 gene encoding chymotrypsin B-like, which produces MIFTITCFALVASALGCGVPAIRPQTIGSKIVNGQNAISGSWPWQVSLQLPNGFHFCGGSLINQNWVLTAAYCSVVVGYHRVVLGEHDRGSNVEPIQVKLVSKVFTHPLFSSRTANNDIALLKLSSPVVFTPRISPVCLAPSTINILPGTRCFTTGWGATSTTMSPLILQQTGLPIISTSVCRLVWGQNSITDNMICAGASGSSSCMGDSGGPLVCERSGVWTLVGSVSWGISNCDTRFPVVYARISPQRSWIDKTIASN; this is translated from the exons ATGATCTTCACCATCACCTGCTTTGCCCTGGTGGCCTCTGCTCTGG GTTGTGGAGTGCCTGCGATTAGGCCACAGACGATTGGCAGCAAGATTGTGAACGGACAGAATGCCATCTCTGGTTCTTGGCCCTGGCAGGTCTCTCTCCAG CTTCCCAACGGATTCCACTTCTGCGGTGGATCCCTGATCAACCAGAACTGGGTTCTCACTGCTGCTTACTGCAGTGTTGT AGTCGGCTATCACCGTGTTGTTCTTGGAGAACATGATCGTGGCTCCAATGTTGAACCCATCCAGGTCAAACTGGTTTCCAAG GTCTTCACCCATCCACTCTTTAGCAGCAGGACTGCCAACAATGACATTGCGTTGCTGAAACTTTCATCTCCAGTTGTCTTCACTCCCCGTATCTCTCCTGTGTGTCTGGCTCCTTCAACCATCAACATCCTGCCTGGAACCCGCTGCTTCACCACTGGATGGGGCGCAACTTCCACCACAA TGAGTCCTCTAATCCTGCAGCAGACAGGTCTGCCCATCATTAGTACTTCTGTGTGCAGACTGGTCTGGGGTCAGAACTCAATCACTGATAACATGATCTGTGCTGGAGCCTCTGGATCCTCATCTTGCATG GGTGATTCTGGTGGTCCTCTGGTGTGTGAGAGGTCAGGGGTCTGGACTCTGGTGGGGTCTGTGTCCTGGGGCATCAGCAATTGTGACACTCGTTTCCCAGTAGTCTACGCTCGTATCTCCCCACAGCGCTCCTGGATCGACAAGACTATTGCTTCTAACTAG